A window of the Microbacterium sp. AZCO genome harbors these coding sequences:
- a CDS encoding DUF3817 domain-containing protein — protein sequence MPAAPKLASFPAIRGALRFYQICSIITGTMLLLLCAEMIVKYVFGYELFFGGSGGFLWFAPVIEGPNGHESTGNGLNLSLGILVAHGWFYVVYLFSCFRVWSLMRWHFSRFLLLAAGGIVPFLSFFLEARVARDVKRYLAEREAAEATHDLAKHSTLTQTIPTEQRERPLI from the coding sequence ATGCCCGCCGCCCCCAAACTCGCCTCGTTCCCGGCGATCCGCGGTGCGCTGCGGTTCTACCAGATCTGCTCGATCATCACGGGCACGATGCTGCTGCTCCTGTGCGCCGAGATGATCGTGAAGTACGTGTTCGGCTACGAGCTGTTCTTCGGCGGATCCGGTGGATTCCTCTGGTTCGCGCCCGTCATCGAGGGGCCGAACGGCCACGAGTCGACCGGAAACGGCCTCAACCTGTCGCTCGGCATCCTCGTCGCGCACGGCTGGTTCTACGTCGTCTACCTCTTCTCGTGCTTCCGCGTGTGGAGCCTCATGCGCTGGCACTTCAGCCGCTTCCTGCTCCTCGCAGCGGGCGGCATCGTGCCGTTCCTGTCGTTCTTCCTCGAGGCGCGCGTCGCGCGCGATGTGAAGCGCTACCTCGCCGAGCGCGAGGCGGCCGAAGCCACCCACGATCTCGCGAAGCACTCCACGCTCACGCAGACCATTCCCACCGAGCAGCGCGAGCGCCCGCTCATCTGA
- a CDS encoding ATP-dependent Clp protease proteolytic subunit: MSSYTIPNVVAQHPRGDRIMDVYSHLLAERVVYLGTGIDAGVANALIAQLLHLDADNPDRDIQLYINCEGGDPAAMLAIYDTMQHVRPDVATTVVGQAIGVGAVMLAAGAHGKRAVLPHARVVLHQPAGQGRGAIPDLILQADELVRVRGDVEQILALHTGKDAAQLRADTDRDRVFTAADAVAYGLADRVLERAGAQAARV; this comes from the coding sequence ATGAGCTCGTACACGATCCCGAACGTCGTGGCGCAGCATCCACGGGGCGACCGCATCATGGACGTCTACTCGCATCTGCTCGCGGAGCGCGTCGTCTACCTCGGCACGGGGATCGACGCGGGCGTCGCGAACGCGCTGATCGCGCAGCTGCTGCACCTCGACGCCGACAATCCCGACCGCGACATCCAGCTCTACATCAACTGCGAGGGCGGCGACCCGGCCGCGATGCTCGCGATCTACGACACGATGCAGCACGTGCGCCCGGACGTCGCGACGACGGTCGTGGGCCAGGCCATCGGCGTCGGCGCGGTCATGCTCGCCGCGGGTGCACACGGCAAGCGCGCAGTGCTGCCCCACGCGCGCGTCGTGCTGCATCAGCCCGCGGGGCAGGGGCGCGGGGCGATCCCCGACCTCATCCTGCAGGCCGACGAGCTCGTCCGGGTGCGGGGCGACGTCGAGCAGATCCTCGCGCTGCATACCGGGAAGGATGCCGCGCAGCTGCGCGCCGACACCGACCGCGACCGCGTCTTCACGGCCGCCGATGCCGTGGCGTACGGCCTGGCCGACCGTGTGCTCGAGCGGGCCGGGGCTCAGGCGGCGAGGGTGTAG
- a CDS encoding Bax inhibitor-1/YccA family protein: MASANPAFNNPAFQDPKAVKTYPGGPQAAQFGAPTQYASTAQAGVDAATQAQLEGAFAAPPANAIDTGRMTVEDTVLKTLALFVVLLVGAAVGWVWTLGGAVDPAAATSVSFVPWTIGALVGFVLAMVVAFTSRKKVRPALIFGYALFEGVFVGAISAYFEFIWPGIVVQATVATLAVVGVTLALFASGKVRASKRATKVFMIAMIGYLVFALINVVMMMFGAFSGPDSAGPFGIYSVQVFGIPLGLIIGVLVVIMAAYSLVLDFDQIQQGVRNGAPRQFGWLGGFGIMVTVVWLYIEILRILAILRGSN; the protein is encoded by the coding sequence ATGGCCTCGGCAAACCCCGCATTCAACAACCCGGCCTTCCAAGACCCCAAGGCCGTCAAGACCTACCCGGGCGGGCCGCAGGCGGCCCAGTTCGGCGCGCCGACGCAGTACGCATCGACCGCACAGGCGGGAGTGGATGCCGCGACCCAGGCGCAGCTCGAAGGCGCGTTCGCCGCCCCGCCGGCGAACGCGATCGACACCGGCCGGATGACTGTCGAGGACACCGTCCTCAAGACGCTCGCCCTCTTCGTCGTCCTCCTCGTCGGCGCGGCTGTCGGCTGGGTGTGGACCCTCGGCGGAGCCGTCGACCCCGCCGCGGCGACGAGCGTGTCGTTCGTGCCGTGGACGATCGGCGCCCTCGTCGGCTTCGTCCTCGCGATGGTCGTCGCCTTCACGTCGCGCAAGAAGGTGCGCCCCGCGCTGATCTTCGGCTACGCCCTGTTCGAGGGTGTCTTCGTCGGCGCCATCTCGGCGTACTTCGAGTTCATCTGGCCCGGCATCGTCGTGCAGGCGACGGTCGCGACGCTCGCCGTCGTCGGCGTCACCCTCGCCCTCTTCGCGAGCGGCAAGGTACGCGCGTCGAAGCGTGCGACCAAGGTCTTCATGATCGCGATGATCGGCTACCTCGTGTTCGCCCTCATCAACGTCGTGATGATGATGTTCGGCGCATTCAGCGGTCCCGACAGCGCCGGACCCTTCGGCATCTACAGCGTCCAGGTCTTCGGCATCCCGCTCGGCCTCATCATCGGCGTCCTCGTCGTGATCATGGCGGCGTACTCGCTCGTGCTCGACTTCGACCAGATCCAGCAGGGCGTCCGCAACGGCGCTCCGCGCCAGTTCGGCTGGCTCGGCGGCTTCGGCATCATGGTGACGGTCGTCTGGCTGTACATCGAGATCCTCCGCATCCTCGCGATCCTGCGCGGCAGCAACTAG
- the guaA gene encoding glutamine-hydrolyzing GMP synthase: MTEQTETSQRPVLVVDFGAQYAQLIARRVREAGVYSEIVPHTASASDIAAKNPVGIILSGGPSSVYEEGAPALDTGVFDLGVPTLGICYGFQVMAQALGGEVANTGLREYGATDASVTGDGGVLLAGQPAEQNVWMSHGDQVSRAPEGFDVLASTPATPVAAFGSDERRLYGVQWHPEVKHSDHGQRVIENFLHRAAGLPADWNSGNVIAEQVARIREQVGSGRVLSALSGGVDSAVSTALVHEAVGDQLVAVFVDHGLLRKGEREQVENDYVASTGVRLVTVDAREQFLTALAGVSDPEQKRKIIGREFIRAFEQVQADLIAEAAAEGEPIRFLVQGTLYPDVVESGGGTGTANIKSHHNVGGLPEDLQFELVEPLRTLFKDEVRAIGRELGLPEVIVSRQPFPGPGLGIRIVGEVTADRLEILRDADAIAREELTRAGLDGEIWQCPVVLLADVRSVGVQGDGRTYGHPIVLRPVSSEDAMTADWTRLPYDMLSRISNRITNEVREVNRVVLDVTSKPPGTIEWE; encoded by the coding sequence TTGACCGAGCAGACCGAGACCTCCCAGCGACCCGTCCTCGTCGTCGATTTCGGCGCGCAGTACGCGCAGCTCATCGCGCGACGCGTCCGCGAAGCGGGCGTCTACAGCGAGATCGTGCCGCACACGGCGTCGGCCTCCGACATCGCCGCGAAGAACCCCGTCGGCATCATCCTCTCCGGCGGGCCGTCGTCGGTCTACGAGGAGGGCGCACCCGCCCTCGACACCGGGGTCTTCGACCTCGGCGTGCCGACGCTCGGCATCTGCTACGGCTTCCAGGTCATGGCGCAGGCGCTCGGCGGAGAGGTCGCGAACACCGGGCTCCGCGAGTACGGGGCGACGGATGCCTCGGTCACGGGCGACGGCGGTGTGCTGCTCGCCGGTCAGCCGGCCGAGCAGAACGTGTGGATGAGTCACGGCGACCAGGTGTCGCGCGCCCCCGAGGGCTTCGACGTGCTCGCCTCGACGCCGGCCACGCCCGTCGCCGCGTTCGGCAGCGATGAGCGTCGCCTGTACGGCGTGCAGTGGCATCCCGAAGTGAAGCACTCCGACCACGGGCAGCGCGTGATCGAGAACTTCCTGCACCGCGCCGCCGGGCTTCCCGCCGACTGGAACAGCGGCAACGTCATCGCCGAGCAGGTCGCGCGCATCCGGGAGCAGGTCGGGTCGGGACGCGTGCTCTCCGCGCTCTCGGGAGGCGTCGACTCCGCCGTCTCGACGGCGCTCGTCCACGAGGCCGTGGGCGACCAGCTCGTCGCCGTCTTCGTCGACCACGGACTCCTCCGCAAGGGCGAGCGCGAGCAGGTCGAGAACGACTACGTCGCCTCGACGGGCGTGCGGCTCGTGACGGTGGACGCCCGCGAGCAGTTCCTCACCGCCCTCGCCGGGGTCAGCGACCCCGAGCAGAAGCGCAAGATCATCGGTCGCGAGTTCATCCGCGCCTTCGAGCAGGTGCAGGCCGATCTCATCGCCGAAGCGGCGGCCGAGGGCGAGCCGATCCGCTTCCTCGTGCAGGGCACGCTCTACCCCGACGTCGTCGAGTCGGGCGGCGGCACGGGCACGGCGAACATCAAGTCGCACCACAACGTCGGCGGCCTCCCGGAAGACCTGCAGTTCGAGCTCGTCGAGCCGCTGCGCACCCTCTTCAAAGACGAGGTCCGGGCGATCGGCCGCGAGCTCGGCCTCCCCGAGGTCATCGTCTCGCGCCAGCCGTTTCCGGGCCCCGGCCTCGGCATCCGCATCGTGGGTGAGGTCACCGCTGACCGCCTCGAGATTCTGCGTGATGCCGACGCGATCGCGCGCGAGGAGCTGACGAGGGCCGGACTGGACGGCGAGATCTGGCAGTGCCCCGTCGTGCTGCTCGCCGACGTGCGCTCCGTCGGTGTGCAGGGCGACGGCCGCACGTACGGCCACCCCATCGTGCTCCGCCCGGTCTCGTCGGAGGACGCCATGACCGCCGACTGGACGCGCCTGCCCTACGACATGCTGTCCAGGATCTCGAACCGCATCACGAACGAGGTGCGCGAGGTCAACCGCGTGGTGCTCGACGTCACGTCGAAGCCCCCGGGGACCATCGAGTGGGAGTGA
- a CDS encoding helix-turn-helix transcriptional regulator, whose amino-acid sequence MAEIIPLPTKKPAPRAPEPLWRDALGDLLRRLRHERGERLADTAERAGVSPQYLSEIERGLKEPSSEMIAAVAGALEVTLVELTASVADDLRLRTAERAVVGVRAAYTLAA is encoded by the coding sequence ATGGCCGAGATCATCCCGCTGCCCACGAAGAAGCCGGCCCCGCGCGCGCCCGAGCCCCTGTGGCGCGACGCCCTCGGCGACCTGCTCCGCCGCCTCCGACACGAGCGCGGCGAGCGTCTCGCGGACACGGCCGAGCGCGCGGGCGTCTCCCCCCAGTACCTGTCCGAGATCGAACGGGGCCTCAAGGAGCCTTCGAGCGAGATGATCGCCGCCGTCGCGGGGGCCCTCGAGGTGACGCTCGTCGAGCTGACCGCATCGGTCGCCGACGACCTGCGCCTGCGCACGGCAGAGCGCGCGGTCGTCGGCGTCCGCGCCGCCTACACCCTCGCCGCCTGA
- a CDS encoding extracellular solute-binding protein, which translates to MNRLTRAGGLLLALALAGAALAGCSSDGRETIRFAFAKPEAIPYMRDLVAKYNASQDKVTVVLDTSGIDAVSAGFVRGDPPDIALNNYNQETARFIQRCAMSDLSGTTAAQSVREDLKPFMEQFGDCPGRTSAIPYSIMGAAVIYNKQIFADNNLEVPTTWDELITVCKTLEEAGVTPFYGTFADSWTIGQGWYDYTVGGTLDTVTFFDDLAKEGTNVGPNSPVSFQKDQAEPVDKMLELAAYVNQDAPSRGYGDGNTAMAKGEAAMYMQGPWAFGEIAKAAPDLQLGMFPLPVTDDPKDLKARINMDLAAWIPEASKHQAAARAFLEYLYQPEVIQAYNESQLGFLPTKDAPPVTDTRILGLQKYIDAGEMYQGSTQLVPRAIPIMNYVQAIMLGSDPQRILSNIDADYARLAYRQQ; encoded by the coding sequence ATGAATCGACTGACACGCGCGGGGGGTCTTCTCCTCGCACTCGCTCTCGCCGGCGCGGCGCTCGCGGGGTGCAGCTCCGACGGTCGCGAGACGATCCGGTTCGCGTTCGCCAAGCCCGAGGCGATCCCGTACATGCGAGACCTCGTGGCCAAGTACAACGCCTCGCAGGACAAGGTGACGGTCGTGCTCGACACGTCGGGCATCGATGCCGTCTCGGCGGGGTTCGTGCGCGGCGATCCGCCCGACATCGCTCTCAACAACTACAACCAGGAGACCGCGCGGTTCATCCAGCGGTGCGCGATGTCCGACCTCTCAGGCACCACGGCGGCCCAGAGCGTCCGCGAGGACCTGAAGCCGTTCATGGAGCAGTTCGGCGACTGCCCGGGCCGCACGAGCGCGATCCCGTACTCGATCATGGGCGCCGCGGTCATCTACAACAAGCAGATCTTCGCGGACAACAACCTCGAGGTGCCCACCACCTGGGACGAGCTCATCACGGTGTGCAAGACGCTCGAGGAGGCGGGGGTGACGCCGTTCTACGGCACCTTCGCCGACAGCTGGACGATCGGCCAGGGCTGGTACGACTACACGGTCGGCGGCACGCTCGACACCGTCACGTTCTTCGACGACCTCGCGAAGGAAGGCACGAACGTCGGACCGAATTCTCCGGTGTCGTTCCAGAAGGATCAGGCCGAGCCCGTCGACAAGATGCTCGAGCTGGCCGCCTACGTCAATCAGGACGCCCCGAGCCGCGGATACGGCGACGGCAACACGGCGATGGCCAAGGGCGAAGCCGCGATGTACATGCAGGGCCCCTGGGCCTTCGGCGAGATCGCGAAGGCGGCTCCCGACCTGCAGCTGGGGATGTTCCCGCTGCCCGTCACCGACGACCCGAAAGACCTCAAGGCCCGCATCAACATGGACCTCGCCGCGTGGATCCCGGAAGCCTCCAAGCACCAGGCCGCCGCCCGCGCCTTCCTCGAGTACCTGTACCAGCCGGAGGTCATCCAGGCGTACAACGAGTCGCAGCTGGGCTTCCTGCCGACCAAGGACGCCCCGCCCGTCACGGACACGCGGATCCTCGGTCTCCAGAAGTACATCGATGCCGGCGAGATGTACCAGGGCTCGACCCAGCTCGTGCCCCGCGCCATCCCGATCATGAACTACGTGCAGGCCATCATGCTCGGCAGCGACCCGCAGCGCATCCTCAGCAACATCGACGCCGACTACGCGCGGCTCGCCTACCGACAGCAGTGA
- a CDS encoding sugar ABC transporter permease produces MATTTASPTTTTIVTQGRRRAGQARPRGRVDAVYYWFLFPTLVLFTLAITVPAVIGIFFSFTNSIGLGEWNFIGLTNYIALWSDPLIIQSYLFTFGFSLVTVVLVNVIALLLAVGLTAQIRLKTPLRTIFVIPMVISAIIIAFVFKFLFSNSLPAFGTISGIAWLQESILAKPDWAWLAIVIVTAWQAIPGALLIYIAGILSIPGDVYEAADLDGASKFQQLTRITVPLMFGYIVINVILGFKGFLNAYDVIKGLTGGGPGTSTYSIAMTVVSGLTTGDYAYQMANATVFFIITVIIAVLQLSITRGRNAL; encoded by the coding sequence ATGGCAACCACCACGGCTTCGCCGACCACCACGACGATCGTCACGCAGGGTAGACGCCGAGCAGGACAGGCCCGCCCGCGCGGCCGCGTCGACGCCGTCTACTACTGGTTCCTGTTCCCGACGCTGGTGCTGTTCACGCTGGCGATCACCGTCCCGGCGGTGATCGGCATCTTCTTCAGCTTCACGAACTCGATCGGGCTCGGGGAGTGGAACTTCATCGGGCTGACCAACTACATCGCCCTGTGGAGCGACCCGCTCATCATCCAGAGCTACCTCTTCACCTTCGGCTTCTCGCTGGTCACCGTCGTCCTGGTGAACGTGATCGCCCTCCTCCTGGCGGTCGGACTCACGGCCCAGATCCGGCTCAAGACGCCGCTGCGCACGATCTTCGTGATCCCGATGGTGATCTCGGCGATCATCATCGCGTTCGTCTTCAAGTTCCTGTTCTCGAACTCCCTGCCGGCATTCGGCACGATCTCGGGCATCGCCTGGCTGCAGGAGAGCATCCTCGCCAAGCCGGACTGGGCATGGCTCGCGATCGTCATCGTCACGGCCTGGCAGGCGATCCCGGGAGCGCTGCTCATCTACATCGCCGGCATCCTGTCGATCCCGGGCGACGTGTATGAGGCGGCCGACCTCGACGGAGCGTCCAAGTTCCAGCAGCTCACCCGCATCACGGTGCCGCTCATGTTCGGCTACATCGTGATCAACGTGATCCTCGGCTTCAAAGGCTTCCTCAACGCCTACGACGTCATCAAGGGCCTCACGGGCGGCGGCCCGGGCACCTCGACGTACAGCATCGCGATGACCGTCGTCTCGGGTCTCACCACCGGCGACTACGCCTACCAGATGGCCAACGCGACGGTGTTCTTCATCATCACGGTCATCATCGCCGTGCTCCAACTCTCGATCACGCGCGGAAGGAACGCCCTCTGA
- a CDS encoding ATP-dependent Clp protease proteolytic subunit — protein sequence MAEEGKIPQFGAEARRELFHQRVLVLDGVLDDDNGTLIATQLLALAAEDEASDIALWIHSPGGSVPSMLAIRDVMRLIPNDVATLAVGLACSAGQFLLSAGTPGKRRALPHARILMHQGSAGIGGSAGEVEVQADDLRHMRDTVLGIIAADTGQPVERVFEDSLHDRWYTAQQALDYGFIDGIVTDFAQVVPRRRRSTGLGVEAVAA from the coding sequence ATGGCTGAAGAAGGCAAGATCCCGCAGTTCGGGGCCGAGGCGCGACGCGAGCTGTTCCACCAGCGCGTGCTCGTGCTCGACGGCGTCCTCGACGACGACAACGGCACCCTCATCGCGACGCAGCTGCTGGCGCTCGCGGCGGAGGACGAGGCATCCGACATCGCCCTCTGGATCCACTCGCCCGGCGGCTCGGTGCCGTCGATGCTCGCGATCCGCGACGTGATGCGGCTCATCCCCAACGACGTGGCAACCCTCGCGGTGGGCCTCGCGTGCAGCGCCGGGCAGTTCCTGCTGTCGGCCGGCACGCCGGGCAAGCGCCGAGCCCTGCCGCACGCGCGCATCCTGATGCATCAGGGCTCCGCCGGCATCGGCGGATCGGCGGGGGAGGTCGAGGTGCAGGCCGACGACCTCCGCCACATGCGTGACACGGTGCTCGGCATCATCGCGGCCGACACGGGTCAGCCGGTCGAGCGCGTCTTCGAGGACTCCCTGCACGACCGGTGGTACACGGCGCAGCAGGCCCTCGACTACGGCTTCATCGACGGCATCGTGACCGACTTCGCGCAGGTCGTCCCCCGTCGCCGGCGATCGACGGGCCTCGGTGTCGAGGCGGTGGCGGCATGA
- the ligD gene encoding non-homologous end-joining DNA ligase has protein sequence MSPARKETFLDVEGREVRVSSPDKIVFPEPGLTKLDVVQYYLAVAEGALRGAGGRPMVLKRFVKGIDAEPFFQKRVDENHPDFIETATLHYASGRSAEEAVIRDAAGLAWVVNLGCLDLNPHPVRAEDLDHPDELRIDLDPMPGVDWSQIVDVAMVAREVLDDYGLTGWPKTSGSRGMHILVRIAPQWDYRDVRLAAETLAREVENRAPGLATARWWKEERGESVFVDFNQNAKDRTVASAYSIRPLPDARVSTPLDWDEVRTRRPEEFTVLTVPARFAELGDPHAGIDDAVGTLDGLLGLAKELGPAEKPPRAGDGSGRRVSTMPLIEVARTKLKSEALSALQTWNEQHPDVVAHLSPADVMIDGMRGSSSLWYRVRINLQHVPEAERPEQGPLLADYDPWAGKVWPGRE, from the coding sequence GTGAGCCCCGCACGCAAAGAGACCTTCCTCGACGTGGAGGGACGCGAGGTGCGCGTCTCGAGCCCCGACAAGATCGTCTTCCCCGAGCCCGGTCTCACGAAGCTCGACGTCGTGCAGTACTACCTCGCCGTCGCCGAAGGCGCCCTCCGCGGCGCGGGCGGGCGGCCGATGGTGCTCAAGCGCTTCGTGAAGGGCATCGACGCCGAGCCGTTCTTCCAGAAGCGCGTCGACGAGAACCACCCGGACTTCATCGAGACCGCAACGCTGCATTACGCGTCCGGCCGCTCGGCCGAGGAGGCGGTGATCCGGGATGCCGCGGGCCTCGCGTGGGTCGTGAATCTCGGATGCCTCGACCTCAATCCGCATCCCGTGCGCGCGGAAGACCTCGACCACCCCGACGAGCTGAGGATCGACCTCGACCCCATGCCGGGGGTCGACTGGTCGCAGATCGTCGACGTCGCGATGGTCGCCCGGGAGGTGCTCGACGACTACGGTCTCACGGGCTGGCCGAAGACGAGCGGCTCGCGCGGCATGCACATCCTGGTGCGCATCGCCCCGCAGTGGGACTACCGCGACGTGCGCCTTGCCGCCGAGACCCTCGCGCGCGAGGTCGAGAACCGCGCGCCGGGACTCGCGACAGCCCGGTGGTGGAAGGAGGAGCGCGGCGAGAGCGTGTTCGTGGACTTCAACCAGAACGCGAAGGACCGCACGGTGGCATCCGCCTATTCGATCCGTCCGCTTCCGGATGCGCGTGTCTCGACGCCCCTCGACTGGGACGAGGTGCGCACGCGCCGCCCGGAGGAGTTCACGGTGCTGACGGTTCCCGCGCGCTTCGCGGAGCTCGGCGATCCGCACGCGGGCATCGACGACGCCGTCGGCACGCTGGACGGACTGCTCGGCCTCGCAAAAGAGCTCGGCCCCGCCGAGAAGCCGCCGCGCGCCGGTGACGGCTCGGGCCGGCGCGTCTCGACCATGCCGCTCATCGAGGTCGCCCGCACGAAGCTCAAGTCGGAAGCGCTCTCGGCTCTGCAGACCTGGAACGAGCAGCACCCCGACGTCGTCGCGCACCTGAGCCCCGCCGACGTCATGATCGACGGCATGCGCGGCTCGAGCTCGCTCTGGTATCGCGTGCGCATCAACCTTCAGCACGTCCCCGAGGCGGAGCGTCCCGAGCAGGGCCCGCTCCTGGCGGACTACGACCCGTGGGCGGGGAAGGTCTGGCCCGGCCGCGAATGA
- a CDS encoding glycosyltransferase, protein MTDLLPDARYLVLASRLLPDRDGGFTISVLRRALDMAAAGAAPLLLTIDPGETADHDADRAEWVRRGLLPTPDGLRNLFDDARSDPTWLRSAALAGPIPESEWPYRQIRDASGATVLELPVVSGDPAWHLTDAPVRVWGDDGPIGWLPGYGGLYRAWVDAVAAESDEPVVLLCEARQVGEALVADREPALAPGIRILHTTHACHVLAPFDWDSPMDAAWERWFSVADRFDGVLWLTPTQQADVERRIGDGIRSAVVPHPAPQTPAVAPRPVPGRILVLNSLIPRKRVDHVVRAFAALRATRPEAHLHIYGDGAQREELAALAEELGVSDAVELRGHTSDPSAAWAEADVFVLASTNEGQPLVVLEALAAGVPVVSYDMPYGPRDTLARGGGVLVPDGDVEALAAALGDVIGDRALRDRLSSEGRAAAAEMDPPASMRALGAAVRAALDEPVARPGR, encoded by the coding sequence GTGACCGACCTCCTGCCGGACGCCCGCTACCTCGTGCTCGCGAGCCGCCTGCTGCCCGACCGCGACGGCGGCTTCACGATCTCGGTGCTGCGCCGCGCGCTCGACATGGCCGCGGCCGGCGCCGCGCCGCTGCTGCTCACGATCGACCCGGGCGAGACGGCCGACCACGATGCCGATCGCGCGGAGTGGGTACGGCGCGGGCTCCTTCCCACGCCCGACGGGTTGCGCAACCTCTTCGACGATGCGCGCTCCGACCCGACGTGGCTGCGCTCGGCGGCTCTCGCCGGGCCGATTCCCGAGAGCGAGTGGCCGTACCGCCAGATCCGGGATGCCTCGGGCGCGACCGTGCTCGAGCTCCCCGTCGTGTCCGGCGACCCGGCATGGCACCTGACCGACGCGCCCGTCCGCGTGTGGGGCGACGACGGGCCCATCGGATGGCTTCCGGGCTATGGCGGGCTCTACCGGGCGTGGGTCGATGCGGTCGCGGCGGAGTCCGATGAGCCGGTCGTACTCCTGTGCGAAGCGCGTCAGGTCGGTGAGGCGCTCGTCGCCGACCGCGAGCCGGCCCTGGCGCCCGGCATCCGGATCCTGCACACGACCCACGCGTGCCATGTGCTCGCGCCCTTCGACTGGGATTCGCCGATGGATGCCGCGTGGGAGCGCTGGTTCTCCGTCGCCGATCGGTTCGACGGCGTGCTGTGGCTGACCCCGACTCAGCAGGCCGATGTCGAGCGGCGGATCGGCGACGGCATCCGCTCCGCCGTCGTGCCGCACCCCGCGCCGCAGACGCCCGCTGTCGCGCCGAGGCCGGTGCCGGGGCGCATCCTCGTGCTCAACTCCCTCATTCCGCGCAAGCGGGTCGATCACGTCGTGCGCGCGTTCGCCGCGCTGCGCGCGACGCGCCCGGAGGCCCACCTGCACATCTACGGCGACGGCGCGCAGCGAGAGGAGCTGGCCGCTCTCGCCGAGGAGCTCGGTGTCTCGGATGCCGTCGAACTCCGCGGCCACACGTCCGACCCGTCCGCTGCCTGGGCCGAGGCGGATGTCTTCGTGCTCGCCAGCACGAACGAGGGTCAGCCGCTCGTCGTGCTCGAGGCGCTCGCGGCGGGGGTGCCGGTCGTGAGCTACGACATGCCGTACGGGCCGCGGGACACGCTGGCGCGGGGCGGGGGCGTGCTCGTCCCCGACGGCGACGTCGAGGCGCTCGCGGCTGCGCTCGGCGATGTCATCGGCGACCGCGCGCTGCGCGACCGGCTCTCGTCCGAGGGGCGCGCGGCCGCGGCCGAGATGGATCCGCCGGCCTCCATGCGTGCGCTCGGCGCCGCCGTGCGCGCGGCGCTCGACGAGCCCGTGGCGCGTCCGGGGCGCTGA
- a CDS encoding ROK family protein, giving the protein MSKTLLPAAPLRAESLGAVLSFAWDAGPFTATDAMTVGYTRSTTIDLIDELIDRGLVRELPNARTAGEYSKGRPARRFELDASYGVVVGVDAGRGHVAATIADLVGRELLRHHLTLDPENDSESVRRAAVQRVVDEALEKAGIPDERVVAICVGVPAPVDADGVSPAGRGGFWSRMNPGFRDMFPAVPAVEVMNDASLAAVAEGAVGAGRGCLNYVALLAGERLGAGVVIDGRVLRGANGGVGEMAGFDHVAGVGGAWGLGYRVAEWARAEVRDGVIRRGTPLAQLPTEEITGRAVLELARDGDADAARIVERAGELLATITGVLDNFFDPSRIILSGAISEGADQILEAAIRHLPDRVDLPTPLLVGSELGGDVVSTGAIFQAIEAARGVVLGLTTVVRNAG; this is encoded by the coding sequence ATGTCCAAGACGCTGCTCCCGGCGGCTCCGCTGCGGGCCGAGAGTCTCGGCGCGGTCCTGTCGTTCGCGTGGGACGCAGGACCGTTCACAGCGACGGATGCGATGACCGTCGGGTACACCCGCTCGACCACGATCGATCTCATCGACGAACTGATCGATCGCGGCCTGGTGCGCGAGCTCCCGAACGCGCGCACCGCGGGCGAATACAGCAAGGGCCGGCCGGCGCGGCGCTTCGAGCTGGATGCCTCGTACGGCGTCGTGGTCGGGGTCGACGCCGGTCGCGGCCACGTCGCCGCCACGATCGCGGATCTCGTGGGTCGGGAACTGCTGCGCCATCACCTGACCCTCGACCCCGAGAACGACAGCGAGTCGGTGCGGAGGGCGGCGGTTCAGCGGGTCGTCGACGAGGCGCTGGAGAAGGCCGGCATCCCGGACGAGCGGGTCGTGGCGATCTGCGTCGGAGTTCCCGCCCCGGTCGATGCCGATGGCGTGTCGCCCGCTGGTCGCGGCGGCTTCTGGTCTCGGATGAACCCCGGCTTCCGTGACATGTTCCCGGCCGTTCCCGCCGTCGAGGTGATGAACGACGCGTCGCTCGCGGCGGTCGCCGAGGGGGCCGTCGGAGCCGGTCGAGGCTGCCTGAACTACGTCGCCCTGCTCGCCGGCGAGCGGCTGGGCGCCGGCGTGGTCATCGACGGCCGTGTGCTGCGGGGCGCCAACGGCGGTGTCGGCGAGATGGCCGGATTCGACCACGTCGCCGGGGTCGGCGGCGCGTGGGGGCTCGGCTACCGCGTGGCCGAGTGGGCGAGAGCCGAGGTCCGCGACGGCGTCATCCGCCGCGGCACACCCCTCGCGCAGCTGCCCACCGAGGAGATCACGGGCCGGGCGGTGCTCGAGCTCGCGCGCGACGGAGACGCGGATGCCGCGCGCATCGTCGAGCGCGCGGGAGAGCTCCTCGCCACGATCACCGGCGTGCTGGACAACTTCTTCGACCCGTCGCGCATCATCCTCTCGGGGGCCATCTCGGAGGGCGCGGACCAGATCCTCGAGGCCGCGATCCGTCATCTCCCCGATCGCGTCGACCTGCCGACCCCTCTGCTGGTGGGATCGGAGCTCGGTGGCGACGTCGTCTCGACGGGGGCGATCTTTCAGGCGATCGAGGCGGCGCGCGGCGTCGTGCTCGGGCTGACGACCGTCGTCCGGAACGCCGGCTGA